Genomic segment of Leuconostoc mesenteroides subsp. mesenteroides:
TGCCACCAGTTTTGCCCATTTGAGAGCCAATTTCAGCTACGCTGATTCCTGATGCTAGCGTTAAAAGACCTCCAGTAATCCACGCTAGCATTGCTGCGTTTGTACTACCTGCTGACTCTAAGACGCTACCTTGCTTAAAAAATATACCAGAACCAATGATTGTTCCAACAACTAAAGCTAATGATGCTGTTAGCCCGAAACCACGATTCAATTTCTGTTCATTATTTCCCATCATATCTCCAAGATAAATAAACGATATTTCAATTATTTATCAATACCTATCACATAAAATAAAAAAGTTCGGAAAATCCGAGCTCTTAATTGCTAAAATAATCCAGTCCCATCACGTGACGAACATCTTTCATTGTTTGCTCAGCGACAACATTGGCTTTATTTGAGCCTTCTTGTAACATATTTAAAACTGCCGGGATATCTTGGGCATATTCTTCACGTCGTTGACGGATTGGTGCCATTTCAGCTTCCATGACATCTATCAAATGCTTTTTTATTTTCATATCGCCTAAACCACCAGCGGTATACTGATCTTTTAGTTCTTGAACACGTTTTTTATCTGGATCAAAAATATCTAAGTAAGTAAACACCACGTTACCCTCAACATGACCAGGATCAGTAATATTGATATGTAAGGGGTCTGTATACATTGACTTAACCTTTTTCACCAACGTATCTGCATCATCACTTAAGAAAATACCGTTATTTAATGATTTAGACATTTTTGCATTACCATCTAAACCTGGTAAACGTCCTTGTCCCTTGGGTGGAAAAACACCAACTGGTTCAACTAGAACATCGGACTTATAAGCATGGTTGAATGAACGTACTAATTCACGTGTCTGTTCAAGCATGGGTTCTTGATCATCCCCTACCGGCACCTTTGTTGCTCTGAAAATAGCGATATCAGCTGCCTGTGATACTGGATATGTCAAAAATCCTGCAGGGATTCCCTCATCAAAACCTTTTTGTTTAATTTCTGACTTAACTGTTGGGTTTCTTTGCAAGCGAGCAACACTAACCAAGTTCATAAAATATTCTGTCAGTTCAAATAAGCCTTTAATTTGTGACTGTACGAAAATGGTTGTCTTCGCTGGGTCAATGCCAACCGCCAAATAGTCCAAGGCTACTTCAGTTAATGATTGACGTATCTTATCCGGATTACGAGCATTATCTGTAAATGCTTGTGTGTCAGCGATCATAACAAATGGCGAGTAATCACCAGAATTTTGCATGCTCACACGGTTTTTTAATGATCCAATATAATGACCAATATGTAGTTTACCAGTGGGCCGATCACCAGTTAAATAAATTTCTTTTGACATGTTCAAAACCTTCTATTAATTAGTTAACTCATTCTATTATACGTTAAATCTGGCAACAGCGTTGAAGAAATTATCACAAAACAAAGTACGCTATTATTGACATTTCCCTATAAAACTTATACACTATCACTATTAAGAAGAAAGAGGTACGAGAACTTGTTGAACAATTTTTAAGATGTGGTGAATAAAAACAATAGATTGTTTTTATGCGCTTTTCTTGAGATTGGTCTGCTATTTTCGTACCAAACACGTAAACTGCCACCAATCTCGCAAGTTGATTGGAGGCATTTTTTATGCAAGAAAACTCTCGTAAAGTATTTTTAGTTGGTTTAACAACGAGTCAGGGAAACCTAAACTACGAATTAGAAGAACTAGCGAATCTAGCAAAAGCAAATAATCTTGACCCCGTTGAAACTTTTACGCAAAAACTAGAACGTCCGAATCCTAGTACTTACTTTGGTAAAGGCAAGGTTGAAGAGTTAAGTGAAGCTGTAAAAACTTATAACGTTGATATGATTGTTGTTAATGATGAATTAACACCTTCTCAAATTCGTAATCTAGAAAAAACAACAGACGCTACCGTTGTTGATCGTACTGGTTTAATTCTAGAAATTTTCGCAGAACGAGCTCAGACTAAAGTTGCAAAACTTCAAGTACAGTTAGCACGTTTACAATACCAATTACCCCGCTTACGTACAAGCATGTCAATTTCACTAGATCAACAAACAGGTACAGGTGGTGCAGGTTTCACCTCACGAGGTTCTGGTGAAACAAAACTAGAACAATCTCGCCAACGTATTACGTCTCAAATGGTTCATGTCCGCCAAGAGTTAGCTGATTTAGAAAAAAGTGAACATACACGTTCAATGCAACGACATGCGAATGATTTACCTAACGTAGCGCTGGTTGGCTACACAAATGCTGGAAAATCTACCTTGATGAACCGTTTGTTGATGCGTTTTGGTGTTGGTGCCGACAATAATGATAGTAAGCAAGTGTTTGAAAAAGATATGCTGTTTGCTACGCTCAACACAACAGTCAGACAATTGACTCTTGCAGATAAAAGACAGTTTTTATTAAGTGATACAGTTGGTTTCGTGTCAAAGCTACCTCACAACTTAGTTGCTGCTTTCAAATCAACACTGCAAGAGGCAGCCAATGCTGATCTAATCCTGCACGTTGTTGATATTTCAGACGAGCATTATAAAGAAATGATGGAAACAACTGAAACAACATTAACTGAGATTGGTGTTACTGGGAAACCAGTGATTACCGTATATAACAAAGCCGATCGTACTGAGTTACACTATCCAGACATATCTGGCGATAACATAATTACCTTGTCGGCATTAGATACCAATTCTCAAGATGCTTTGATTACTCTCATTGTTAAACATATTTTTAACGACAGCGAAGTTGTAACACTGCACATACCGTTTGATAAAGGAAATGTCGTTGCCCAA
This window contains:
- the trpS gene encoding tryptophan--tRNA ligase; the protein is MSKEIYLTGDRPTGKLHIGHYIGSLKNRVSMQNSGDYSPFVMIADTQAFTDNARNPDKIRQSLTEVALDYLAVGIDPAKTTIFVQSQIKGLFELTEYFMNLVSVARLQRNPTVKSEIKQKGFDEGIPAGFLTYPVSQAADIAIFRATKVPVGDDQEPMLEQTRELVRSFNHAYKSDVLVEPVGVFPPKGQGRLPGLDGNAKMSKSLNNGIFLSDDADTLVKKVKSMYTDPLHINITDPGHVEGNVVFTYLDIFDPDKKRVQELKDQYTAGGLGDMKIKKHLIDVMEAEMAPIRQRREEYAQDIPAVLNMLQEGSNKANVVAEQTMKDVRHVMGLDYFSN
- the hflX gene encoding GTPase HflX, which codes for MQENSRKVFLVGLTTSQGNLNYELEELANLAKANNLDPVETFTQKLERPNPSTYFGKGKVEELSEAVKTYNVDMIVVNDELTPSQIRNLEKTTDATVVDRTGLILEIFAERAQTKVAKLQVQLARLQYQLPRLRTSMSISLDQQTGTGGAGFTSRGSGETKLEQSRQRITSQMVHVRQELADLEKSEHTRSMQRHANDLPNVALVGYTNAGKSTLMNRLLMRFGVGADNNDSKQVFEKDMLFATLNTTVRQLTLADKRQFLLSDTVGFVSKLPHNLVAAFKSTLQEAANADLILHVVDISDEHYKEMMETTETTLTEIGVTGKPVITVYNKADRTELHYPDISGDNIITLSALDTNSQDALITLIVKHIFNDSEVVTLHIPFDKGNVVAQLAAKHQFIKEDYDETGSWLTIELSEVERNLFQQYITKTKSMNS